A genomic region of Oryza glaberrima chromosome 1, OglaRS2, whole genome shotgun sequence contains the following coding sequences:
- the LOC127783745 gene encoding Bowman-Birk type bran trypsin inhibitor-like has product MKTAMTTSTLLFLLLAGLTAAALGTADDDTTTNTIRLPTDGGSAQQAPTKKKPWKCCDNIERLPTKTNPPQWRCNDELEPSKCVAQCEVCQEAPGPFPGPLICSDVYWGADPGPFCTPRPWGDCCTNTTCTRSIPPICRCNDKVKKCAAACKDCKRVKSSKPPRYVCQDQFTGQPGPKCKHSCEN; this is encoded by the coding sequence ATGAAGACCGCCATGACTACTTCcacccttctcttcctcctcctcgccggcctcaccgccgccgccctcggcaCGGCGGACGAcgacaccaccaccaacaccataCGCCTCCCGACCGACGGAGGATCAGCACAGCAGGCGCCGACGAAGAAGAAGCCGTGGAAGTGCTGCGACAACATCGAGCGGCTGCCGACGAAGACCAACCCGCCGCAGTGGCGCTGCAACGACGAGCTGGAGCCCAGCAAGTGCGTGGCACAGTGCGAGGTGTGCCAGGAGGCGCCGGGGCCATTCCCGGGCCCGCTCATCTGCAGCGACGTCTACTGGGGCGCCGACCCGGGTCCCTTCTGCACGCCGCGGCCGTGGGGAGATTGCTGCACCAACACCACCTGCACCAGGTCGATCCCGCCGATCTGCCGCTGCAACGACAAGGTGAAGAAGTGCGCCGCCGCGTGCAAGGATTGCAAGCGGGTGAAGTCGTCGAAGCCTCCTCGCTACGTCTGCCAGGACCAGTTCACCGGCCAGCCAGGGCCCAAGTGCAAACACTCGTGCGAGAACTAG
- the LOC127760499 gene encoding E3 ubiquitin-protein ligase SINA-like 2, giving the protein MDMEVLHCPVCFQILRPPVFQCDLGHLVCSPCRDNLPAGGKCPSPSCSGTPSVRCVAMERVVNSVEVACAYAEHGCPDKIAYANITEHEKTCPHAPCFCPEPGCGFAAASAAALADHFTAPRHNWPSHKLSYSQLFELRVHPGKNVLIGEEDGALFLLNVSPAAEHAVVSLFSVQPHHGASGFGRSASHFGCSVEFSCFLGHLQCSTLVTVTSSSLSDGMPEELFFSVPELQDSVDGDAGVGVDIRITIDEAVPLFSCVDGMEDDDDEDCDDDVDANNGDDDENDGDTSDDEDEDDEEDGDTSDDEEDGDSCCDDEED; this is encoded by the exons ATGGACATGGAGGTCTTGCACTGCCCCGTCTGCTTTCAGATCCTGAGGCCTCCAGTTTTCCAG TGTGATCTGGGGCACTTGGTGTGTTCGCCTTGCCGTGACAATCTGCCGGCCGGAGGCAAgtgcccgtcgccgtcgtgctccGGAACTCCCTCCGTGCGCTGCGTCGCCATGGAGCGCGTCGTCAACTCCGTCGAGGTCGCCTGCGCCTACGCCGAGCACGGCTGCCCCGACAAGATCGCCTACGCCAACATCACGGAGCACGAGAAGACGTGCCCGCACGCGCCGTGCTTCTGCCCGGAGCCCGGCTgcggcttcgccgccgcgtccgcggcggcgctcgcggacCACTTCACCGCGCCTCGTCACAACTGGCCATCGCACAAGCTCAGCTACAGCCAGCTGTTCGAACTCCGCGTCCACCCGGGAAAGAACGTCCTCATCGGAGAAGAAGACGGCGCCCTCTTCCTGCTGAacgtgtcgccggcggcggagcacgcCGTCGTCTCTCTCTTCTCCGTGCAGCCGCACCACGGGGCGTCCGGCTTCGGACGCTCGGCGAGCCATTTCGGATGTTCGGTGGAATTCTCATGCTTCCTGGGGCATCTACAGTGTTCGACGCTGGTTACTGTCACGAGCTCGTCGCTCTCTGATGGAATGCCGGAAGAATTGTTCTTCTCGGTGCCCGAGCTGCAGGATTCTGTTGATGGTGATGCCGGTGTCGGTGTGGATATCCGCATCACCATAGATGAAGCAGTGCCGTTGTTTAGCTGTGTCGACGGcatggaggacgacgacgacgaggattgTGACGATGATGTCGATGCTAACAACGGCGACGATGATGAGAATGACGGGGATACCTCCGATGACGAagacgaggatgatgaggaggacGGGGATACCTCCGATGACGAAGAGGACGGTGACAGCTGCTGTGACGACGAAGAAGACTGA
- the LOC127783735 gene encoding Bowman-Birk type bran trypsin inhibitor-like, translating to MKSDTMATSSILFFFLLGGLTVAVAAHGTANDDTDTIRLPSDGAKSPKMPTEKRPWKCCDDIEEQPARIFPPFWRCNDELEPSQCAAQCEVCQDQEASPGRLICGDVYWGADPGPFCTPRPWGDCCDKAICSRSYIPICSCADEVESCAAACKDCQPVESSSSSSEPPRYVCHDRFKGEPGPRCTPDEHK from the coding sequence ATGAAGAGCGACACTATGGCTACTTCTTccatccttttcttcttcctcctcggcggcctcaccgtcgccgtcgctgcccatggcACGGCGAACGACGACACCGACACCATACGCCTCCCCAGCGACGGAGCAAAGTCGCCGAAGATGCCGACGGAGAAGAGGCCTTGGAAGTGCTGCGACGACATCGAGGAGCAGCCGGCGAGGATCTTCCCGCCGTTCTGGCGTTGCAACGACGAGCTGGAGCCCAGCCAGTGCGCCGCCCAGTGCGAGGTGTGTCAGGACCAGGAGGCGTCGCCGGGCCGGCTCATCTGCGGCGACGTCTACTGGGGCGCCGACCCGGGCCCCTTCTGCACGCCGAGGCCGTGGGGAGATTGCTGCGACAAGGCCATCTGCAGCAGGTCGTATATCCCGATCTGCAGCTGCGCCGACGAGGTGgagtcgtgcgccgccgcgtgcAAGGATTGCCAGCCAgtggagtcgtcgtcgtcgtcgtcggagcctCCTCGCTACGTCTGCCATGATCGGTTCAAAGGCGAGCCAGGTCCCAGGTGCACACCCGACGAGCACAAATAA
- the LOC127782719 gene encoding LOW QUALITY PROTEIN: E3 ubiquitin-protein ligase SINA-like 2 (The sequence of the model RefSeq protein was modified relative to this genomic sequence to represent the inferred CDS: inserted 1 base in 1 codon), with protein sequence MAARQLPQSLIQMNLVKGFVVALAMVSVSMGHNADKKQVVTIGMDVLDCPVCFEPFKPPIFQCSVGHFICSSCCNKLNKCPGCSRTSFEHCLGMERIVESAVVPCTYADHGCTNKITYFNKKSHEQACSYEPCFCPDSGCGFSGSVATLWKHFTTQHKWPSTEFKYYTPFDLRVKPGAHFLRAGDGQLFVMNMVSVEPVGHGVSXRLHPAEHFGVQFQVQCCLLQLHGPSPDLDAGVSQHYKDPLIPA encoded by the exons ATGGCCGCTAGGCAATTGCCACAATCACTTATACAAATGAACTTAGTTAAGGGATTTGTG GTTGCACTTGCAATGGTGAGCGTGTCAATGGGACATAATGCTGACAAGAAGCAGGTTGTCACAATTGGCATGGACGTCTTGGACTGCCCTGTCTGCTTTGAACCCTTCAAGCCTCCGATTTTCCAG TGTTCTGTGGGGCATTTCATCTGCTCCTCTTGCTGCAACAAACTGAATAAGTGCCCTGGGTGCTCAAGAACCTCCTTTGAACACTGCTTGGGCATGGAGCGCATTGTCGAATCCGCAGTGGTTCCTTGCACCTACGCCGATCATGGATGCACCAACAAGATCACCTACTTCAACAAGAAAAGCCATGAGCAGGCGTGCTCCTACGAGCCGTGCTTCTGCCCGGACTCTGGCTGCGGCTTCAGCGGGTCAGTGGCGACGCTCTGGAAACATTTCACCACTCAACACAAGTGGCCGTCCACGGAGTTCAAGTACTATACACCGTTCGACCTCAGAGTCAAACCAGGCGCCCACTTCCTCCGAGCTGGCGATGGTCAGCTCTTCGTGATGAACATGGTGTCGGTGGAGCCAGTCGGCCATGGGGTCT CTCGTCTGCATCCAGCCGAACACTTCGGAGTCCAGTTTCAGGTGCAATGTTGTCTTCTCCAGCTTCACGGGCCATCACCAGATCTCGACGCTGGAGTCAGTCAG CATTACAAAGACCCACTCATTCCTGCTTAA